A part of Pararhizobium sp. A13 genomic DNA contains:
- a CDS encoding AAA family ATPase: MAKDHSVMTRVPDDISSVIKKLQELAAEERGIFMSTVLILKRKSALIALVKSARNFVAYCAFVRFVRQHRSAFSAPAFAIIVSVPKTWRLGDVQSAAATAFGYNREVKLLCHHHGRNKKGEWEIDATEYLMAAKLVILKHDETSPHPDFVIAATADLRLEIGLASHFRALSSLLKCGEISDDALALIAKEPAERIDALFRIGQPVEVAAARLKKDEPVAAPSSETLSLRTNKGFGPASSWAIQLQRDLAEWRCGKLPWSEVDRGILLFGPPGTGKTRFAMALARECEMHLISTSISRWQSSRDGHLGDLLKAMYGSFAEAKSNAPCLLFLDEIDSIGDRKQFNSRYKDYSVQVVNGLLESLDGVDSREGVIVMGACNHPERIDPAVLRSGRLEKHVHFPLPDADTRADILQFYLPSLAAEPKLKAIASRLVGFSGADLERLARHAKRTARTNNRDIALTDVEEHLQAPQILDDASLFRVAVHEVGHAILAHALDVGVVTAVEVYDQRESHPTERAAHGITFIEQPLRGFRTKNGILNNIAMSLGGLAAEEVILDDRSTSSGGAKGSDLELATSMAIEMCGEYGLDNSLFFVPGAYDTTDPSSIARDPSFRAEVNVILQREFRRAKEHLNSRKEEVLAFALALKKEKRIDGLRLEYFLQQKGSDRPGKQNA, translated from the coding sequence ATGGCCAAGGATCATAGCGTTATGACACGCGTTCCCGATGACATTTCATCCGTGATCAAAAAACTTCAAGAACTCGCGGCCGAAGAACGTGGCATCTTCATGAGCACGGTTCTAATTTTGAAGCGCAAGTCCGCTCTTATCGCTTTGGTCAAGTCGGCTCGCAATTTCGTAGCATACTGTGCCTTTGTGCGCTTTGTTCGCCAGCACCGATCTGCCTTCTCGGCACCAGCCTTCGCTATAATCGTAAGCGTACCTAAGACCTGGCGGCTCGGCGACGTGCAATCGGCCGCCGCAACTGCGTTTGGCTACAATCGTGAGGTAAAGTTGCTATGTCATCATCATGGCCGGAATAAAAAGGGTGAGTGGGAGATCGATGCTACCGAATACCTGATGGCTGCAAAGCTCGTAATTCTCAAACACGATGAAACGAGCCCCCACCCCGACTTTGTGATCGCAGCAACCGCCGACCTGAGGCTCGAAATCGGACTTGCGTCGCACTTCCGGGCCTTGTCATCACTCTTAAAATGCGGGGAGATATCTGACGACGCTTTGGCGCTGATCGCGAAGGAGCCTGCGGAGCGCATTGATGCACTTTTTCGAATTGGGCAACCCGTTGAGGTTGCCGCCGCAAGGTTGAAGAAGGATGAACCAGTTGCCGCGCCTTCGTCGGAGACACTTTCGTTGCGTACGAACAAAGGCTTCGGACCTGCGAGCAGCTGGGCGATACAACTCCAAAGAGACTTGGCTGAGTGGCGGTGCGGAAAACTGCCTTGGTCGGAAGTTGACAGGGGCATCTTGCTCTTCGGTCCTCCGGGTACCGGCAAGACCCGGTTTGCGATGGCTTTGGCGCGCGAGTGCGAAATGCACCTCATTTCCACCTCCATCTCCAGATGGCAAAGCTCGCGAGACGGACATCTGGGGGACTTGCTGAAGGCAATGTACGGTAGCTTCGCAGAGGCAAAGTCGAACGCCCCTTGTCTTTTATTTCTCGATGAAATCGACAGCATAGGCGACAGGAAGCAATTCAATTCCCGCTACAAAGACTATTCCGTGCAGGTTGTGAACGGACTGCTTGAAAGTTTGGACGGGGTGGATAGCCGAGAAGGCGTAATCGTGATGGGGGCGTGCAATCACCCCGAACGGATAGACCCTGCCGTCCTGAGGAGTGGTCGCCTAGAAAAACACGTGCATTTCCCCCTGCCCGACGCGGACACCCGAGCGGACATTCTGCAGTTCTACCTTCCGTCGTTAGCTGCTGAACCCAAGCTTAAAGCTATCGCTTCGAGGCTAGTGGGCTTCAGTGGTGCCGATCTGGAACGACTTGCACGGCATGCTAAAAGGACCGCCCGCACCAACAATCGTGACATCGCCTTGACAGATGTCGAAGAACACCTCCAAGCGCCTCAGATTTTGGACGACGCATCTCTTTTCCGGGTAGCCGTCCATGAAGTTGGGCATGCAATTCTAGCCCACGCGCTTGACGTTGGTGTTGTAACGGCGGTGGAAGTTTATGACCAGCGCGAAAGCCACCCAACCGAAAGGGCAGCCCACGGGATCACCTTCATCGAGCAGCCGTTGCGGGGCTTCAGAACCAAGAATGGCATCCTCAACAATATCGCGATGTCCTTGGGGGGCTTGGCCGCTGAGGAAGTTATTTTAGATGATCGTTCGACCTCCTCCGGCGGTGCGAAAGGTAGCGATCTGGAACTCGCAACATCGATGGCAATCGAGATGTGCGGAGAATACGGTTTGGATAATTCGTTGTTCTTTGTCCCAGGCGCGTACGACACTACCGATCCTTCCAGTATTGCCCGAGACCCCTCGTTCAGAGCAGAGGTCAATGTCATCCTCCAACGTGAATTCCGAAGGGCGAAGGAACATCTTAATAGCAGGAAGGAAGAAGTTCTTGCTTTCGCCCTGGCGCTGAAGAAGGAGAAACGCATCGACGGCCTGCGCTTGGAATACTTTCTTCAACAGAAGGGCTCCGATAGGCCAGGCAAACAAAACGCATGA